One region of Culex pipiens pallens isolate TS chromosome 2, TS_CPP_V2, whole genome shotgun sequence genomic DNA includes:
- the LOC120422507 gene encoding uncharacterized protein LOC120422507, with product MMNSNSDDEEPKMSRLLRLAQKFNCFYLNGLVKGDCRPFVVDGQQVGLISQNVLEQLLKYPEVFCIKDAEQGKQNIVELNPAFRDYTERSQQVDRVLKEFRAEGVFVALKGWRNECYDVKSTTESLLKMDRSATCLFGVRNYGVEINGYVRHPTKGLCIWLQQRSDTKQTWPGKWDNMVSGGLSVGYGIKETAIKEAAEEASIPANLIKNLVSAGCVSFFFESERGLFPNTEFVFDLELPEDFRPDNSDGEVQNFKLLPALECLERCFAPDFKTTSCPVLLDFMIRHGIITPENEVNFTQIVELLHVPLQSLYTYRTSKANGLNNGNGSIKNGRV from the exons GCCTAGTAAAGGGCGACTGTCGGCCGTTTGTCGTCGACGGCCAGCAGGTGGGCCTGATCAGCCAGAACGTTCTGGAACAGCTACTCAAGTATCCGGAGGTGTTCTGCATCAAAGACGCCGAACAGGGCAAACAG AACATCGTCGAACTGAATCCGGCCTTTCGCGACTACACCGAGCGCTCGCAGCAGGTTGACCGCGTCCTGAAGGAGTTCCGCGCCGAGGGCGTTTTCGTGGCCCTCAAGGGATGGCGCAACGAGTGTTACGACGTCAAGAGCACAACCGAATCGCTGCTCAAGATGGACCGGTCGGCCACGTGTCTGTTCGGCGTTCGCAACTACGGCGTCGAAATCAACGGGTACGTCCGACATCCGACCAAGGGCCTGTGCATTTGGCTGCAGCAACGCTCCGACACGAAGCAAACCTGGCCCGGCAAGTGGGACAACATGGTGAGCGGTGGGCTGTCCGTCGGGTATGGGATTAAGGAAACCGCCATCAAGGAAGCCGCCGAGGAGGCCTCGATTCCGGCGAACCTCATCAAGAACCTCGTGTCGGCCGGCTGTGTGTCGTTCTTCTTCGAGAGCGAACGGGGCCTGTTTCCGAACACGGAGTTTGTGTTCGACCTGGAGCTGCCGGAGGACTTTCGGCCGGACAACAGCGACGGGGAGGTGCAGAACTTTAAGCTGCTGCCGGCGTTGGAGTGCCTGGAGAGGTGTTTTGCGCCGGACTTTAAAACCACCAGCTGTCCCGTCCTGCTGGACTTTATGATTAGGCACGGTATTATTACGCCGGAGAATG AGGTAAACTTTACCCAGATCGTGGAGCTGCTGCACGTTCCGCTGCAATCGCTCTACACGTACCGGACATCGAAGGCGAACGGTCTCAACAATGGCAACGGCAGCATTAAAAATGGCCGGGTTTAG